One region of Danaus plexippus chromosome 16 unlocalized genomic scaffold, MEX_DaPlex mxdp_23, whole genome shotgun sequence genomic DNA includes:
- the LOC116772183 gene encoding uncharacterized protein LOC116772183 isoform X3: MKPRGASVMHAFTALTMLTMANAQTTCNQGMGRVMYERLPNQQLHGFDDDVIRETAPPFRVLEKCQDLCLRDRSGNSLVRTCNSIDFQPGARIAAFSPEPEYEESTCYLTREQAAPEGIGTLMIVPNSVHFNEICLTSNRPERECPSRRYVFERHARKRLKLPPSDLKEIMVANRTECEDKCLGEFSFVCRSATYDTALRTCSLSRFTRRTHPELLEDDHNADYLENTCLNAERRCDGLAVFIKEENKRLGGPFEADVFSNMTLDECQSMCVRAEKYFCRSIEHDAMTRQCVLSEEDSVSQKDDVTVSASPTHHFYDLVCLDNLSHRVTARGTEYPDNSVTSHLFSPGRRPDTAFQRYRNSRITGEFHSEITGRSLSECLDECLRQTSFQCRSAVYSDRARTCRLSRYNQKDGMRLLYDPDFDYYENLMHQLVSGESETGGTGSGSKSSWGSNTSGGSNGGDRDRYPPGVDRDRYPDDDRYYEDDRYPSRPDRYPDDRYPAGPDPYPDRYPGDRDRYPSDRYPDDRYPPGVGPDRFPERYPPPMDRYPPGVDRYPSRFPVGDRYPIDGGRFPIFDQPNDIGRYPASNRYPANRYPIDPYLDRYPERDPVDRYPVSDRGRFPRPWSNRYPERFPQDRYPSTNDWGRYPFSRYPVGVNRDPIPLGGDRYPDLYDRYPPTGSSYPGYGRGGYYGSEYPGGDRIPPGDRYPDRGVRPVPDRYPVDPRPPIGVRRPIERPLDRPGGYRGSYPAPGLDRPLGGYGGYEPDGPIPPLGGPVNVPIGGAIAPIGGHIGGPIGAPLGGPIGGRPPIGQRPWQGSRCEDDSFRQVGRQRMQRRFVRRFTTAQSLAHCQRECIEARDFICRSFNYRDVGFGVEPRDNCELSDRDTRELDAANPAHFDNTANEYDFYERSLGRMNEECLDVSQVCNEDGMEFTLRLPEGFFGRMYTYGFYDRCFFRGNGGVSNVLRITGAHGYPECGTQRYGDTMTNIVVVQFSDNVQTSRDKRFNLTCLFRGPAEAVVTSNYIGAGSGSPIPIEYLPEESSLNSKVRLLILYQGRPTTTIAVGDPLTFRLEAQDGYNYATDIFATNVIARDPYSGRSVQLIDRTGCPVDPDVFPELDKGRNGDSLEARFNAFKIPESNFLVFEATVRTCRDGCQPAYCPSHSGRSEPSFGRRRRDLNSTTDVGNSTDAVKTEDNTNTTDNISEASVYKISYEEATVDKYLKNDVETPSHVRKMIEVFDNRNELIEENGPDSSPVVAAVEPCASPAHQRMLLVALCTLLALLLAILLAALYIYKRYWRIVRKNMSVTAPVTRAAAPVPRHTRPSLFSASHLHKPFSLSGLGRNFSEVGEEAGSSGRLATAFDDGSEPIYTDPSLFERSRSLRSLHSLDMKPERREHRS; encoded by the exons ATGAAGCCGCGTGGGGCGAGTGTGATGCACGCCTTCACTGCTCTAACCATGCTGACTATGGCTAAcg CCCAAACCACCTGTAATCAAGGGATGGGAAGGGTTATGTATGAACGACTACCGAACCAACAGCTCCACGGATTCGATGACGACgtt ATACGAGAAACCGCACCGCCTTTCAGAGTCTTAGAGAAATGTCAGGATTTGTGTTTGCGGGATCGTTCTGGTAACAGTCTTGTACGGACTTGTAATTCGATAGATTTTCAACCAGGGGCTCGTATAGCGGCCTTTAGCCCGGAGCCGGAGTATGAGGAATCAACTTGTTATCTGACAAGGGAACAAGCAGCACCAGAAGGCATCGGGACGCTCATGATTGTACCAAATAGCGTCCATTTCAACGAGATTTGCTTGACCT CTAATCGTCCTGAACGTGAATGTCCATCACGTCGCTACGTTTTCGAACGTCACGCTCGTAAACGATTGAAGCTGCCACCATCAGATCTTAAAGAGATCATGGTGGCTAATAGGACCGAGTGTGAAGACAAGTGTTTGGGAGAGTTCAGCTTCGTTTGTAGATCGGCAACTTACGACACTGCTTTGAGAACTTGCTCCTTAAGCAGGTTCACTAGGAGAACCCACCCTGAACTTCTGGAGGATGACCATAATGCTGATTATTTGGAAAATACTTGCCTTAATG CTGAACGTCGTTGTGATGGTTTGGCCGTGTTTATTAAAGAAGAGAATAAACGGCTCGGTGGACCTTTTGAAGCGGATGTTTTCTCAAATATGACACTTGATGAGTGCCAGTCTATGTGTGTCAGAGCGGAGAA ATATTTCTGTCGTTCTATCGAACACGACGCTATGACAAGACAATGTGTCCTCTCAGAGGAAGACTCGGTTTCCCAAAAGGATGACGTGACTGTTAGCGCGTCACCCACACACCACTTCTATGATCTTGTTTGTTTAGATAATC TCTCTCATCGGGTGACAGCTCGCGGGACCGAGTACCCGGACAACAGCGTGACGTCACACCTGTTCTCCCCGGGCCGGCGCCCTGACACCGCCTTCCAACGGTATAGAAACAGCCGCATCACTGGAGAGTTCCATTCAGAGATCACTGGCCGATCATTAAGCGAGTGTCTCGATGAGTGCTTGAGGCAGACTAGTTTTCAATGCAG GTCAGCGGTATACAGTGATCGCGCCAGAACCTGCCGTCTCAGCAGATATAACCAAAAAGATGGAATGCGCCTCTTGTATGATCCAGATTTCGATTACTACGAGAACCTTATGC ATCAACTAGTTAGTGGAGAAAGCGAGACTGGGGGAACGGGCAGTGGTTCGAAATCATCGTGGGGTTCGAATACATCAG gtGGTAGTAATGGCGGCGATCGTGATAGATATCCGCCAGGTGTAGATCGTGACAGATACCCGGATGATGACCGATACTATGAGGACGATCGGTATCCGTCACGACCCGACAGGTATCCAGATGACCGATATCCGGCCGGGCCGGATCCTTACCCGGATAGATATCCGGGCGACCGCGACCGGTATCCAAGCGACAGATATCCGGATGACAGATATCCACCTGGTGTTGGACCCGACAGATTCCCTGAACGATATCCACCACCTATGGATCGGTATCCACCAGGAGTGGATAGATATCCTAGTAGATTCCCAGTAGGGGACCGATACCCCATTGACGGTGGACGGTTTCCTATTTTCGATCAACCAAATGACATCGGCAGATACCCCGCTTCAAATCGCTACCCTGCCAACAGATATCCGATCGACCCGTATCTTGACCGATATCCGGAAAGAGATCCAGTAGACAGATACCCGGTTTCTGACAGGGGTCGATTCCCACGTCCGTGGTCTAACAGGTATCCTGAGAGGTTCCCACAGGACCGATATCCTAGTACTAACGATTGGGGACGCTATCCGTTCAGTAGGTACCCAGTGGGGGTAAATCGAGATCCTATCCCATTAGGAGGAGATCGTTACCCAGATTTGTATGATCGATATCCGCCGACCGGATCGTCATACCCTG GCTACGGACGGGGTGGTTATTATGGTTCAGAATATCCTGGAGGTGACAGGATCCCACCTGGTGACAGATATCCTGATAGAGGGGTTCGTCCAGTACCTGACAG ATATCCTGTAGATCCCAGACCACCAATAGGAGTAAGGAGACCAATAGAAAGACCATTGGACAGGCCAGGAGGTTACCGTGGAAGCTATCCTGCTCCGGGTTTAGATAGACCTCTCG GCGGTTATGGAGGATACGAGCCCGATGGACCCATACCACCATTAGGTGGACCGGTAAATGTGCCAATTGGCGGTGCTATTGCTCCTATTGGGGGTCATATAGGCGGCCCAATAGGGGCTCCATTAGGAGGTCCTATTGGGGGAAGACCTCCGATTGGTCAGCGACCATGGCAAGGATCTAGATGTGAAGATGACAGTTTCAGACAAGTTGGTAGACAACGAATGCAAAGACGATTTGTTAGACGTTTCACAACAGCTCAGTCACTGGCCCATTGCCAAAGAGAATGTATCGAAGCTCGAGATTTCATATGTCGGTCATTTAATTACAG GGATGTAGGTTTTGGAGTTGAACCTCGGGATAACTGTGAACTGAGCGATCGCGATACTCGGGAGTTAGATGCTGCGAATCCAGCACATTTTGACAACACTGCAAACGAATATGACTTTTACGAAAGATCACTTGGACGCATGAATGAAGAATGTTTAGATg tgTCACAAGTTTGTAATGAAGATGGAATGGAATTCACTCTTCGACTGCCAGAAGGGTTCTTTGGTCGTATGTACACTTATGGTTTTTACGATCGCTGCTTCTTCCGCGGCAACGGAGGCGTGTCTAATGTACTCCGAATAACTGGGGCTCATGGTTATCCCGAATGTGGTACCCAGCGA TATGGAGACACAATGACCAACATCGTCGTAGTACAATTCAGCGATAATGTTCAGACGTCAAGAGACAAGCGCTTCAATTTAACTTGTTTGTTTAGAGGTCCAGCGGAAGCCGTCGTTACTTCCAATTACATCGGCGCTGG GTCGGGAAGTCCTATACCCATTGAGTACTTGCCAGAGGAGAGTTCATTGAACTCCAAAGTGCGTCTGCTCATCCTTTACCAAGGGCGTCCAACAACTACTATAGCGGTCGGCGATCCTCTTACATTCAGACTTGAAGCACAGGATGGATATAATTACGCCACAGACATATTCGCCACAAACGTGATCGCCAGAGATCCATATTCAGGACGTTCTGTGCAGCTTATCGACAGGACTGG ATGTCCCGTGGATCCGGATGTCTTCCCTGAACTAGACAAAGGACGTAACGGTGACTCTTTGGAAGCTCGTTtcaatgcttttaaaataccCGAATCAAATTTCCTTGTGTTTGAAGCTACCGTGAGAACATGCAGGGATGGATGTCAGCCT GCGTATTGCCCGAGTCACTCTGGAAGATCGGAACCCTCATTTGGACGTCGACGTAGAGATTTAAACTCGACCACAGACGTCGGCAACAGCACGGATGCAGTGAAGACAGAAGATAACACCAATACAACTGATAATATAAGCGAAGCGTCCgtttacaaaatatcttaCGAAGAGGCGACGgtagataaatatttgaaaaatgatGTGGAAACGCCAAGCCACGTACGGAAGATGATTGAA GTGTTCGATAATCGAAACGAGCTGATAGAGGAAAATGGTCCTGATTCGTCTCCAGTAGTGGCCGCAGTGGAGCCCTGCGCGTCGCCAGCTCACCAGCGCATGCTGCTTGTTGCTTTATGCACATTGCTAGCACTCTTATTGGCTATACTACTCGCTGCgctttatatatacaa GCGCTACTGGCGTATAGTTCGCAAGAACATGTCAGTGACAGCCCCAGTGACTCGTGCTGCAGCACCCGTTCCTAGACATACAAGACCGTCTCTCTTCTCTGCCTCACATTTACATAAACCGTTTTCTTTaag TGGTTTGGGCAGAAATTTCTCTGAGGTGGGCGAGGAGGCCGGGTCATCCGGACGTCTGGCAACCGCGTTCGATGACGGAAGCGAACCAATCTATACAGACCCCTCGCTGTTTGAACGATCTAGGTCACTCCGGTCCCTACATTCCCTGGACATGAAACCCGAGCGTCGCGAACATCGTTCTTAG